CACTCGTAGTGTCAGTAAGCCAAGCAACCAGCGATATCGGATAGAAGTGATTCGTAAAATAGTTTGCATGCTTTAAGTCCCCTTCAAGCGATTGGTCTGGCCAATCGCTAACTGTTGGGACTGCGCTTTTGGCAACATCATGCACCTACGCAACAGCTTCAAAACACACTTGCTCGCGGCCACACAAAAAGACGGCTTCGCAGCCGCCTTTAATCAACGCAAATAAAACATACACATGACTAACGACCAGAAGCATCCCCGCGAACCGCAACCAAAAAACTGATTGCCAACGCAGTCCCTGCGTTCAAATTTGATAGGGTAAAGCGTCCATTGATCCGCATTGGAAAATGCCTCCGTTCTGTTTCAAATTTTATTAGCTGTAGCTTAGCAGACGACAAAACCATCGTCAATTAATTTGCCTCATCAGCAACACAAAAAGTGTACCCATTTCATTTTCACTAATGCGCTAAATCATCACAGCACCAATTTTGCTAACAAGTTGCGCCGCTAACCATGATTCCTTTTTTGAAGGCTGCCAATACATCTGCACCATTGGCGATTCGAACACTGCCATCCAAATAAGCGTGAGCATCATCCTTAATGCTGATCGCCCCATTTTGAAAATCCATCGCTAAACCGCTGGCAAAGAAAATCATGTCATAGTCAGACGTATATAGATCCAGACCCGCATCATTTTCCAATTTCACCTGATAGTCCGAATCCGGCTGATCAAGCACAATCAACGTAAACTTCGTCCCGATACTGCAGGCGCCGCCTTGCAACGAATACCGCCCGCCACCATCATCTGTAATCAGCAACAACGTCTTCTGATCAATATGCTTCTTCTTCATCAAATCAACAAAAGCCTGCGATAATTTGATCGTTGCCATTGTATCGTCACCTTTCTTGTTACTTACTTTTAGTGTGACACTTTCGGGCGGGAAAATCAATTGTGCGCGAGTGAATTAACCATTCATTTGATCATACCAGTGATGAAACAAGTTCGATTGCATTTTGAAAAACGCCTGCAAGACTAGCTTGCTCATTGATGACAATCAACAACCCCTTCACCAACCAAAGCTGAACCGTCATCAGAAAAAGATGGCGGTCAGTAATTTGAATCCCAGATAAAGCCAAGAATTCATTCAAATATGCCATCAGATCCTGTTTATTTTTCGGCATAAAACCTTGAAACAACGCCGCAAAGTCCAACAACTTCGGGCCAAGCCGAGCTTCACCAAAGTCGATGACAACGACTTGCCCTGAGTTAGTCACCAGTAAATTCCACTTCCCTAAGTCTCCGTGAATCCAAGCATCGCGGGACTGATCAATGCGCTTCAGTTCAGGAACCATGGCGGCTATCTGATGAAACAGAACTGGCTTCTTTTCAGATAATGCTTCTCGATGGGCACGCCATAATACGGCCAATGGCATTGAATCTGGTGGCGAAAATGAATAGTCAAATTGATCCAACACTTGCCGCATTTGCCGATAGCTTTTAAGCGTTTCACGTAAGGATGGCGGCCGTTCTGTGCCTGATAAAAATGCCTGTACTTGATACGTCTGGCCTTCAATGACAACAAATGGCTGACAAGCGATACTTAATAAGATCTCAGGCGTGAGTTCAAGACTTCTCTGACGCACAGCATTGCTCACTGCAAACTCAAAGACTGCTTGCTTTTGGCTTTGAATAGTCTTAACGATGTATCGCCCTGTTGTTGCTTCAACTTGCCATGCCATGCTGGTTTTGCCATTGTGCAAGGCCTGTAGATGCCGAACGCTACCTAAACTGTAAGCTTTCGCCACACTGTCAATTATTTTCAACTCGCACCTTCTCCCAAACTTACACAAATCCATTCACGATTCCTGCCCAAGACGAAAGTAATCTTGTCACGACCTAATTTTCTCACCTTGCTTCGCTGGTGTCGCCGTTTTTCGATTGACCCCGGCTAAAAATTTCAATCCAACAAGAGTACTAGAAAAAGTGTCAATTATAATTGACAAACAGTGAGAATTTTCGTACATTGATGATGTCATATAAATGTGACATTTAAAGATGGTGGGAGGTAAACTCATGAACCGCGTACGCGACTATCGGCGGGCACAGAAAATGTCACAACTGGCTTTGGCGGAAAAAATCGGCGTTGCTCGGCAAACCATTAATCTCATTGAGAACAGCAAATACAATCCTTCTTTGGATCTTTGTCTCAAACTAGCCTGGACGCTAAAAACTGATTTGAACACCTTATTTTGGAGGGAAGAAAGTGAATCGAATTGAAAAGAAGCTGATAAAAAACATTTTTGGCATTCAGGGTCCCGTTGACGAACGGGCACTCGCAATTATTGGCCGCGCCTCGATGTACGCAGTTTTGGGAATTCTTATCTTTGAAGTGATTGTTGACATTGTTGGCATCGCGTTGCCTATTTATCATGATGAAACGGCTTTTGAAATCTTGTTAATGATCCAGTTCATGGGCGTTATTAGTATTATCATTGGCACAATTTGTTTAACCATCGGGAGATCCGGCTTAAATCATCAAGAAGTAACACCGGAAAAATACTCAGCCGCACTGAAAAGGATACAGCTTAAAACAATATGGTGTGGGACTTTAACAATAATTAATGTTCACGTCATTGAAGCGCTATTATCACTGAAAGAACGGGCATTACTGACAAGCTTAACTAGTCCACGGCAACTTCTGCAGACGATTGTTTTTGGTTCTATATTCTGCCCGCTTATATACTGGATTGCAAAGCGAAATCTCAAAGTTGTTTATGTTGACGATTGAAGCTATACTTTCCGCACTCTGCTGATAAACAGGGCTGGTCTATGCTGGGAGTGGCACACTTGCCCTCTGAAAATCTATCAAGGTCCTATTTCTTATAAAACAATTTGACCCTAGAAACGTCATACATTTCTAGGGACAAATTGTTTCCGCCTTTTGCTGTCAGCCTTTAAAGCAACCTTTTTTTGTCCCAGTCAGTAAAACAAAAAGATAATACCTTCATTTTACCCATCAAGTATTCAATAATTCCCTGATATACAAGAACCACCGCGGGAATCGAACCCGCGTGCAGAGAAGATTATCCGCAGCACCAGCGTGGTTGAAGATCATTTTAGGCAAACATTAATTGCCGTTATACGTGCCGTCATTGCCAGTTGCAACAGCCGTCGTTGCGGTGTAAATATCACCATTATCAACCACGTAGACTCCGATCACAATATTCTTGAAGCCTGAGTTAATAATATTCTGATAGTGTCCACCCGTGACGCCACCGTTATTTTCTGGACGTTCCCCAACAATATATTGCTGGAACATCGCATTTGCAATCAAAGTGCTTAATTTATCGGCATTACCAACAACATCCTTTTTGAAAAACTGCGAACTAGAAATGTTTTCAGTGCTCCGATTCATGTAAGTTTCGCCTTTTTGGTAGCTGACCTCTTCATGACCAGTAGCAGGCGGATTTATCGGCCGCGTGTGGCTAAAGTTGTACATGACTTCAACAGCCCGCGGTGCTTCCATCTCGAATGCTTTAGTGTCAGAGGTGATAACTGTTTGCGTCTTGTTCGTTCTTGCCTGTTCGCCATTCACAAGCACATTGAACTTTTTAGCAACGGCTTGAGTCAGCTCAGCATCGGTATACTGCTGGCCTTGCTCAATCGAAACTTTTTGATCCTGCTTTGTGACTTGATCCTGAATGAGCACAATCACAGCATCATTCACACTCTTAATGGCACCGATGATCGTGCCTGCTGCAGCAACATTGCGCCAAACATTGGTCGTCGTAACTGTCGTGACCATATCCCAGTTGTTAGGATCAAGTACTGTCGCTGACGTTGGGGTTGACGAAATCTGGATGTAGCCCGTCTTATCGGCGAGTGCAAAACCACCTTCATCTACATCCACTTCTTTATAAACGGTTTTAGCTTCTGGCTTGTGATACTTGTTTGTAAATATCGTCGTCTCCGTGGTATGACCAGTGCTATCCGTTGACGATTGCCAAGTTGAAGATTGAGAAATGAAGTAATAACCATCTGTTGAAGTCAACATATTTCCCTTGTCATCAACATTAACAGTCTTATTGATCACCGTGGTATTTGGCTTCGTATCCTTTTTCCACACAATGGTGGTCGTGAAGGTCGTCGTGATATTACCAGTCTGAGCATCGGTAACATCAGCGGATTTTCTAGAACTAGAAACCTGCGTATAGCCGTTCGTATTTGTCAAAGTGTTGCCAGCATCATCTACATTAACGGTATTGTTAATGATAAAACGTTGCGGGGTTCGCTTCCATACAACAGTCGTCGTAATCGTTGTCGTGATGTTACCAGTCTTAGGATCAGTCGTATCAACAGATTGCTTAGAGCTAGAAACAACTGTGTAACCATCCGTACTGGTTAAAACATTTTTATCTTCATCAACGTTAACCGTTTTGTTGACAACTATATGCGTCGGGGTTTCGTTCTTCTTCCAGACAACAGTTGTCGTGACTGTGGTTGTGACGTCACCGGTCTTAGGATCGGTGGTGTCAACGGATTTATCCGAACTGGAGACCTTCGTGTAACCATCCGTGCTGGTCAAAACGTTACCAGCTTCATCCACGTTCACCGTCTTGTTGACAACTTGGTGCGCGATCTTGTGATAGATATTGGTTGTGGTGTAAGTCGTAATGGTATCACCATTAGCCAGTGTTTCTACAGTTTTAACTGGGGTTCCAGCTGTGATCAACTTGTAACCGGTAAGATCGATAAGAACTTGCCCATTTTCATCTTTGTTGATCGTGACCTGTTTTTCAGTATCCTGTGGTACATGGATCGTTGGAATTGTCTTTTCTGCATCAGCAACTGTTTGTTGAACGGCGGGCAATGTCTGTTGGTGGTCCGTCGTATCAACCTGGCTACTTGTGTTGCTGCGGTTGTTGTGTTGGCTTGAGCAGCTTCCGCATTGGTTTGAGCTGTGGCCAACTGATCATTCCAAGTCGCCATCTGGGTATTCAAAGCTTCGATCTTTTGATCAAGTTGGTCGATCTTTGTATTCAAGTCAGCCAGTTGTGCTTTGACAGCTTGGGCGGCTTGGCTATTTTGACTGGCAACCGAGGTCGGAAGTGCCTTTAAGGTCGTTTGTGCCTGAGCAAAGTCGTTTTGAGCCGCTTTAGCTTCATTGTCAACGCTTGTTAGCGCCTGGTTAGCAGTAGTGAGGTTCTGAGTGGCTTTGTTGGCAGCCTGTTTGGCTTGTGCTAAGGCAGAAGTTGCGTCCGCCAGTTGGCCTTCATAACTGGTCAATTTACCTTGTGCAACGGCTAGCTGAGCTTTGACAGTTGCGATAGTTGCTTGTGAATCCGGGTTATTTTTAGACTTATCAGCAAGTGTATTCAGCTGATTTTGCAAATCTGTCATCTGCGCAGACAACGTTTTAACCTGCGCCGATGCCTGATCAACAGCAGTCTGCTTAGCATTCACAGCTGCATTTGCTGTGTCAAAAGCAGCTTGCGCTTGAGCCACTGCAGTTTGGGCCGCTGGCAATTTTGCCTGGGCCGCGTCAACCTTGGTTTTGGCTGCATCAACGGCAGCTTGTGCAGTTGTCCGCTTGGCTTGAAGATCGGCCAATGTTTGAGCATTCTCAGTATTGAGCAAAGCCGTCAATTTGGCTTCGGCTTCTGCTTTGGCCTTGGCTTCGGCGGCTGCCTTAAGGGCGGCTTCGTTATCTTTGGTGGTCTGATCAATCCCCGTTCCTGGGGTGGTTACTTGCTGCCCAGCGCCGGAATTTCCAGTTGTGCCAGCGCCGCCAATGGTTGTGTATTTCACCTCAGCCTGTTGTGCCGGGGACGCCACTGCCGGCTTGGTCGGATTCAGATTAAACGTCTGATTCGTGCCAGCAGCATTTTGCGTCGTTACTGTTGCGTTGTCGCCACTGCCTTGCAGAGAAAGCTTAGCGCCAGCATAAATCAAGTTCACGTTAGCAATGCGGTTAATGGCTGCCAAACGATCAACTGAGGTTGTGAAACCTGTATGATTCAGCGCCTCGCTGATCGTCGAAAGTGTGTCACCCCACTGAATATCATAAACCGTGCTATTCGACGCCTTAATCTGCGCCTCAATCTGACTGACTGGGCGCAGGGTCCAAACTCGTCCATTATTTGTCTGTGATTGTTGCGAGGTTGCTGGTTGATCACTTGCATGCACAACCTGGCCACTAGTCGCCAAACTAATGCCTGCTGTCCCCAATGCAAAAGCGGTCAAACCAATGGCTAACCAACCATGATGTTTGCTGTGAACCAAGGTGACCTTGTGTTCCTTATCTGTAAGTACTGACCAAAGCTGTCGTCTCATTGCTCTCATCGTTACTCCTCCACATTCTTTTATGAAATTACAAATGTTATTATACTTCGTTATTAACAAAGCTTGTATTTATTACCCCAAATCAAAGCGTATTCTCATAATTTTCTTTTTTTATTGAAGCATCACCTTTTTGAATTGATACGTAAACGTGAATTGTACTTCCCAATTTGACCAAAACCATTTGTCGAGGCAACTAAAGCCGTCCTTTATAACCTTAACCTACCGTTTCGTCACACGACCAAGTTCCTGCGATATCCTTAAAAATTCAGTCCAAAGCTGCACGACAAACTGCGATAAGGTAACATACAATAACAGTATGCTTTTGCAAACTCATTTTGGAAACGAGGCCACTCATGAAACATCGCAACCGTTTATTTTGGCTGATTATGCTTGTGGCTGGGATCTTTTTAATCTATAGCACTGAAAGTCCGGTGCCGATCGCTGCTCGCAACACCGTCAAGCAAGGCATTAGCAATGTCTGGACCGCCACAACTGATACCGTCAGCACTTGGCTAAACGGCGGTCCGCGATCTGTCGCAAAAAATGGTGCGTCAATTGCCAGCACCGCGCCAAGTCAACCGAGTCAGGTACCTTCAGCCACACCGAGTCAAGCGGTCGATGCCACACCTGCCTTGAGTATTGTTCAAGGGCACCAACTTCGAAGTGTCTATTACTACCATTTTGATGACGACTTGCCACAGTCTGAACACGATGTCTTTTTAAAAGCCGTCAAAGCGTATAACGCAACGGGCATCGTCAAACTGGTTGCCGGTCAAGGTAAAAAATCCGATAACCAGATCACGTTTTCCAGTTATAAAAAAGAAATGTCAGCAAAAAGTTTTGGCTCAACGGAACTCGGTGCTGGCGGCCCGACAATTATTGTCGAAACCTATGGCAGCCAAGTCACCGTCATCAACCACGCCCGCGCCAGCCTGAATCTTTCTTATCCTTTACAATCGGTCAACGATGCAGTCGCGATGCACGAGCTCGGCCATGCGTTGGGACTCGATCACAGTCAATCAAAAGCATCCGTTATGTATCCAATTACGCAAGGTGTTAGTCAGTTGTCGGCAGGCGATATTGCGGGACTGAAGGCGATTTATGGCAGTCGATAAAACTGTTTTATTTAAAACAGTCAATCTTGGTACTATCTGATTTTTTGTAAAAATTGCGTTACTCAAATCAGCATCATTATTTTTAAATGGGAAATCATTAAATACTATCAAAAACCTCGGGCAAAATTTGAAAATTTTGCCCGAGGTTTTTATTATTTGTCAAACTAATTTCCCTTACCAAACGGTCACTTGAATGACGTTGATACCTTTTCTGCGCGCTCGCTGCAACACCGCTTCATCTGCAAAACTATCTGTGATTAAAATATCCACCTTGCCAAGATCAGCAATGTGATACTGCTGAGTAGCACCGATTTTTCGATAATCTGCTAGGCAGATGACACACTTTTTCGCCTTTGTAACCATCATTGAATCGATCGCTGCCGCCTCTGCATTACTTGAAGTTAGGCCACCGTCAACCGAGATGCCGTCACAGCCGATCACGGTGACATCGGCTATCGCTGACGACAAAAAGTTCAGCGTTTCACTGCCAGCCAGCACACTTTTCTTTGTACTGACCCTACCACCCGTAATCATAATCTTAGTGCCCTCATGCCGCGCACAAGCAGTTGCACATGGATTGTTGGTGATAACGGTCACTGGTATTTTAGCCAGTTCATTGATGACTTGCAGACACAATGAATTGGCGTTCATGAAAAGGGTGCTGTACCGCGCAATGTAATGGGGAACAGCCGCCGCAATCTTTTGGGCAATCACCGCCAAAGTTCTCTGCTCACCCCCACCATGTCCGGCAATCGCTTCAACAAGACCGTTGTGCCATTTAACCCGCCCCATGGCATGCAATATTTTCAGGTCCCGCCTGATCGTGATTTCGGAAACCTCGAGCCGAAGCGCCAATCCTTTCACAGTTGCAATTCCGTGCCGATCAACCAGTCGTTCAATGTCAGCTCGCCGCGCTTGAACGTTGGCCAGTGAATTTTTCATTAAGCTTGCTCCTATGTTGTGACTATTGAAGTTCCTGTCATATTGGTAACCCACCACAATTGTTTGCATGTTTGATTGCCAAATACCCTAAAAATGTGCAATCCCACTTTAGACTCAAGTCACTTATCGCTTCAACGCCATCCGACTCGTTGTCTATCAAAACCAGCCTTTCACTTTCAAAAAACTGAAAAATAATC
This genomic window from Lacticaseibacillus paracasei subsp. paracasei contains:
- a CDS encoding iron-sulfur cluster biosynthesis family protein, which gives rise to MATIKLSQAFVDLMKKKHIDQKTLLLITDDGGGRYSLQGGACSIGTKFTLIVLDQPDSDYQVKLENDAGLDLYTSDYDMIFFASGLAMDFQNGAISIKDDAHAYLDGSVRIANGADVLAAFKKGIMVSGATC
- a CDS encoding phosphotransferase enzyme family protein is translated as MDLCKFGRRCELKIIDSVAKAYSLGSVRHLQALHNGKTSMAWQVEATTGRYIVKTIQSQKQAVFEFAVSNAVRQRSLELTPEILLSIACQPFVVIEGQTYQVQAFLSGTERPPSLRETLKSYRQMRQVLDQFDYSFSPPDSMPLAVLWRAHREALSEKKPVLFHQIAAMVPELKRIDQSRDAWIHGDLGKWNLLVTNSGQVVVIDFGEARLGPKLLDFAALFQGFMPKNKQDLMAYLNEFLALSGIQITDRHLFLMTVQLWLVKGLLIVINEQASLAGVFQNAIELVSSLV
- a CDS encoding helix-turn-helix transcriptional regulator; this translates as MNRVRDYRRAQKMSQLALAEKIGVARQTINLIENSKYNPSLDLCLKLAWTLKTDLNTLFWREESESN
- a CDS encoding DUF3278 domain-containing protein; the encoded protein is MNRIEKKLIKNIFGIQGPVDERALAIIGRASMYAVLGILIFEVIVDIVGIALPIYHDETAFEILLMIQFMGVISIIIGTICLTIGRSGLNHQEVTPEKYSAALKRIQLKTIWCGTLTIINVHVIEALLSLKERALLTSLTSPRQLLQTIVFGSIFCPLIYWIAKRNLKVVYVDD
- a CDS encoding matrixin family metalloprotease; the encoded protein is MKHRNRLFWLIMLVAGIFLIYSTESPVPIAARNTVKQGISNVWTATTDTVSTWLNGGPRSVAKNGASIASTAPSQPSQVPSATPSQAVDATPALSIVQGHQLRSVYYYHFDDDLPQSEHDVFLKAVKAYNATGIVKLVAGQGKKSDNQITFSSYKKEMSAKSFGSTELGAGGPTIIVETYGSQVTVINHARASLNLSYPLQSVNDAVAMHELGHALGLDHSQSKASVMYPITQGVSQLSAGDIAGLKAIYGSR
- a CDS encoding DeoR/GlpR family DNA-binding transcription regulator; protein product: MKNSLANVQARRADIERLVDRHGIATVKGLALRLEVSEITIRRDLKILHAMGRVKWHNGLVEAIAGHGGGEQRTLAVIAQKIAAAVPHYIARYSTLFMNANSLCLQVINELAKIPVTVITNNPCATACARHEGTKIMITGGRVSTKKSVLAGSETLNFLSSAIADVTVIGCDGISVDGGLTSSNAEAAAIDSMMVTKAKKCVICLADYRKIGATQQYHIADLGKVDILITDSFADEAVLQRARRKGINVIQVTVW